A genomic window from Brassica oleracea var. oleracea cultivar TO1000 chromosome C8, BOL, whole genome shotgun sequence includes:
- the LOC106312109 gene encoding L-type lectin-domain containing receptor kinase S.1, protein MRRQWRRPQWSPPPPLLLFILTVTTLLPSSSSIDFLYNNFTSAANMTDLILIQDSRVESTVIRLINESNQFSLGRVFHPQKLSIIPDPTRNPTRISSFSTSFVFSILPDISTSPGFGLCFVLLNSTSPPGAIASQNFGLFPDMPSRVPAPLIAVEFDTGLNSEVNDIDGNHIGIDLNSILSVKEQTAGYYDSVNGSFVPVNMRNGQNIHAWIDFDGPNFEINVTIAPAGLRRPRRPTLTYRDPVIANYVSADMFVGFSASKTNWVEVRRILAWSLSDTGAPREINTTGLPVFFLDSPSSSLSTGAIVGIVVGCVVFICLLGLGGYFIWWKLIREEEEEEEAEEWELEFWPHRFSYEDLSAATDSFSNDRLLGSGGFGKVYRGVLSNSNEVAVKCVNHDSKQGLREFMAEIESMGRLQHKNLVQMRGWCRRKNELMLVYDYMPNGSLNQWIFDNPKEPMPWRLRRQVINDVAEGLNYLHHGWEQVVIHRDIKSSNILLDSGMRGRLGDFGLAKLYEHGGAPNTTRVVGTLGYLAPELASASSPTEASDVYSFGVVVLEVACGRRPIEYAEEEDMVLVDWVRDLYGEGVVVSAADERVRAECDTVDEIELLLKLGLACCHPDPAKRPTMREIVSLLIGSPQEDLLTGLTPVAAADTASPSALA, encoded by the coding sequence ATGCGGCGGCAATGGCGGCGGCCACAGTGGTCACCACCACCACCCCTACTCCTCTTCATCCTCACCGTCACCACTCTCCTCCCTTCCTCATCCTCCATAGATTTCCTCTACAACAACTTCACCTCCGCGGCAAACATGACCGACCTCATCCTCATCCAAGACTCCCGCGTCGAATCCACCGTCATCCGCCTCATCAACGAGTCCAACCAATTCTCCTTAGGCCGCGTTTTCCACCCGCAGAAGCTCTCAATTATACCCGATCCGACCCGAAACCCCACCCGGATCTCCTCTTTCTCCACCTCCTTCGTCTTCTCCATCCTCCCGGATATCTCCACAAGCCCTGGCTTCGGCCTCTGCTTTGTCCTCTTGAACTCCACATCTCCTCCCGGCGCTATCGCCAGCCAAAACTTCGGTCTCTTCCCCGATATGCCCTCCCGAGTGCCCGCTCCTCTCATCGCCGTCGAGTTCGACACCGGTTTAAACTCTGAAGTCAACGACATCGACGGGAACCATATAGGAATCGACCTTAACAGCATCTTGTCCGTTAAAGAGCAAACCGCCGGTTACTATGATTCTGTTAACGGAAGCTTTGTCCCCGTTAACATGCGTAACGGACAGAACATCCACGCTTGGATCGACTTCGATGGTCCGAACTTCGAGATCAACGTTACCATCGCTCCGGCCGGTTTGCGTCGACCTCGCCGACCTACTCTCACTTACCGTGATCCGGTTATCGCGAACTATGTTTCGGCGGATATGTTTGTTGGATTCTCTGCTTCCAAGACTAATTGGGTTGAAGTTCGGAGGATCCTCGCTTGGAGCTTGAGTGACACCGGAGCTCCTCGAGAGATCAACACGACGGGCCTGCCAGTGTTCTTTCTTGATTCTCCGTCGTCCTCTCTCTCAACCGGAGCAATCGTCGGGATCGTCGTTGGATGTGTTGTCTTTATATGTTTACTTGGTTTAGGAGGTTACTTTATCTGGTGGAAGCTGATAAGAGAGGAGGAAGAAGAAGAAGAGGCTGAGGAGTGGGAGCTTGAGTTCTGGCCTCACCGTTTCAGCTACGAAGATCTCTCCGCCGCCACGGACTCTTTCTCCAACGACCGTCTCCTCGGATCCGGCGGGTTCGGTAAAGTCTACAGAGGAGTCTTGTCGAACAGCAACGAGGTCGCTGTGAAGTGCGTGAACCATGACTCGAAGCAAGGGCTGAGAGAGTTCATGGCGGAGATCGAGAGTATGGGACGTCTCCAGCATAAGAATCTTGTTCAGATGCGAGGCTGGTGTCGCCGGAAAAACGAGCTCATGCTTGTGTATGATTACATGCCTAACGGGAGCTTGAACCAGTGGATATTCGACAACCCTAAAGAGCCAATGCCGTGGCGGCTAAGGCGGCAGGTGATCAACGACGTGGCGGAAGGGCTTAACTATCTCCACCACGGTTGGGAGCAAGTTGTCATCCACAGAGATATTAAATCGAGCAACATTCTTTTGGATTCCGGCATGCGTGGGAGGCTAGGGGACTTTGGTCTGGCGAAGCTGTACGAGCACGGTGGAGCTCCCAACACGACTCGTGTGGTGGGGACGCTTGGGTACTTAGCGCCAGAGCTAGCGTCTGCTTCGTCTCCTACAGAGGCGAGCGACGTGTACAGCTTTGGTGTTGTGGTGCTTGAGGTTGCGTGTGGGAGGAGACCGATTGAGTACGCGGAGGAGGAAGATATGGTGCTTGTGGATTGGGTTAGGGATTTGTATGGTGAAGGAGTGGTGGTTAGTGCTGCTGATGAGAGAGTGAGGGCAGAGTGTGATACGGTTGATGAGATTGAGTTGTTGCTTAAGTTAGGGCTGGCTTGTTGTCACCCTGATCCAGCTAAGCGACCTACTATGAGAGAGATCGTATCGCTCTTGATTGGCTCGCCACAGGAGGATTTGTTGACCGGACTCACGCCGGTAGCTGCTGCTGATACCGCCTCTCCCTCTGCACTGGCCTGA
- the LOC106310307 gene encoding serine-threonine kinase receptor-associated protein-like, with translation MGVPLVCHGHSRPVVDVAYSPITPDGFFLISASKDSVPMLRNGETGDWIGTFEGHKGAVWSCSLDKHAMRAASASADFTAKIWNALTGNELHSFEHKHIVRACAFSQDTHRFLTGGMEKILRIFDMNRPDAPPKEVGTPPGSIRTVEWLHSDNTILSSCTDTGDIRLWDIRSDKIVQTLETKFPVTSAEVSQDGKYITTADGSSVKFWDANNFGLVKSYEMPCNVESASLEPKNGNTFIAGGEDMWVHRFDFQTGEEIGCNKGHHGPVHCVRYAPGGDSYTSGSEDGTVRIWEVNTVNHEEKESNNLSGHVKLVAEEVVRKAESLRITEKATEAAK, from the exons ATGGGGGTTCCATTAGTTTGTCACGGGCATTCTCGTCCCGTCGTCGATGTGGCGTACAGCCCGATTACTCCAGACGGGTTCTTTCTCATTAGCGCCAGCAAAG ATTCGGTCCCGATGTTGAGGAATGGGGAGACAGGTGATTGGATAGGGACTTTTGAAGGACACAAAGGAGCAGTTTGGAGTTGTAGCCTTGATAAACATGCTATGCGTGCTGCCTCTGCCTCTGCTGATTTCACTGC GAAGATATGGAATGCATTGACTGGAAATGAGTTGCACTCCTTTGAACACAAGCACATTGTTCGTGCATGTGCCTTCTCACAG GACACTCACCGTTTTCTGACTGGTGGAATGGAGAAAATTCTTCGGATATTCGATATGAATCGGCCAGACGCGCCTCCAAAAGAAGTAGGAACTCCTCCTGGTTCTATCAGAACCGTTGAATGGCTTCATAGTGATAATACTATCTTAAGCTCTTGCACAGACACCGGTGACATTAG GTTATGGGACATAAGAAGCGACAAGATTGTTCAAACATTAGAAACCAAGTTCCCAGTTACAAGTGCTGAAGTAAGTCAGGATGGGAAATACATAACTACTGCTGATGGATCTAGTGTTAAGTTTTGGGACGCCAATAA TTTTGGATTGGTGAAGAGCTATGAGATGCCTTGCAACGTTGAATCAGCATCCTTGGAACCGAAAAACGGGAACACTTTCATTGCCGGAGGAGAAGATATGTGGGTACACAGGTTTGATTTCCAGACCGGAGAAGAGATTG GGTGTAACAAGGGTCATCACGGACCAGTGCACTGCGTGAGGTATGCGCCAGGAGGTGATTCATACACGTCAGGCTCAGAAGACGGGACGGTGAGAATATGGGAGGTGAATACAGTGAACCATGAGGAGAAGGAGAGCAACAATCTGAGCGGTCACGTGAAGCTTGTGGCAGAGGAAGTTGTGCGTAAAGCTGAAAGTCTGCGTATCACTGAGAAAGCCACAGAAGCTGCTAAATGA
- the LOC106308258 gene encoding uncharacterized protein LOC106308258 — translation MLKERRVLPVSSNRDRVSPYPLRSCRSKKQKEAESSPLDSESVSEWEDVRCVICMEPPHNAVLLQCSSFSKGCRAYMCDTSARHSNCFKQFRRNKNTSRCSVKTLSCPYCRGEVHGTVKSTSARRFMNARPRYCSMDKCGFSGSYSQLKTHLKAEHPGSTPPKVDPLEKRKWDDLERAEFIEMINARQRWESEQRSLYQLPHHHPLIDLNFDAFMHNLFIGVRGGQASDANTSVPRLEFDGTRWTP, via the coding sequence ATGCTTAAGGAAAGACGTGTTTTGCCGGTTTCAAGCAACAGAGACAGGGTATCGCCTTACCCGCTACGCTCTTGTCGGAGCAAGAAACAGAAAGAAGCCGAGTCATCACCTCTCGATTCAGAGAGTGTGAGCGAATGGGAGGACGTCAGGTGTGTGATCTGCATGGAGCCGCCGCACAATGCCGTCCTCTTGCAATGCTCTTCCTTCTCCAAAGGATGCCGTGCTTACATGTGCGACACTAGCGCGCGTCACTCCAACTGCTTCAAGCAGTTCCGCAGAAACAAGAACACAAGCCGATGCAGTGTCAAGACTCTTAGCTGTCCCTACTGCAGAGGAGAGGTTCACGGGACGGTGAAGTCAACCTCCGCGCGGAGATTCATGAATGCGAGACCGAGGTACTGTTCTATGGACAAGTGCGGTTTCTCTGGGAGCTATTCTCAGCTCAAGACACACTTGAAAGCTGAGCATCCGGGTTCTACGCCTCCGAAAGTGGACCCTTTGGAGAAACGCAAGTGGGATGATTTGGAGAGAGCGGAGTTCATTGAGATGATCAACGCTCGTCAGAGATGGGAATCAGAACAGAGATCTCTCTATCAGCTTCCGCATCACCATCCCTTGATAGATCTTAACTTTGATGCTTTCATGCACAATCTTTTTATTGGTGTAAGGGGTGGTCAAGCAAGTGATGCCAATACTTCAGTGCCCCGGTTGGAGTTCGATGGTACCAGATGGACTCCGTGA
- the LOC106309331 gene encoding WD repeat-containing protein 43-like, which yields MAKEKPNHILTSDGDVGVDEDRDGVLVDDAHNEPTLGDKLDSSLNLLGRWKLSSNSDSAPGDDKPPTAASVNVMLRQALHADDRSLLLDCLYNRDEQVIANSVAKLNSAEVLELLNYLLPILQSRGAVLACAVPWIKCLLLTHSSGIMSQESSLLALNSMYQLIESRVSTLHTAVEVSSCLDLIVDEEEEEEDAGPVIYEAKDRDEEEGGGTEEAMETDEEADESADGVNDFEDFDDMSD from the exons ATGGCCAAAGAGAAACCGAATCATATTCTCACCTCCGATGGAG ATGTAGGTGTTGATGAAGATAGAGATGGAGTGTTAGTAGACGACGCTCACAACGAGCCGACGTTAGGTGATAAACTCGATAGTAGTCTTAACTTATTAGGCCGATGGAAACTTAGCAGTAATAGTGATTCTGCTCCGGGAGATGATAAGCCTCCGACCGCAGCCTCAGTTAACGTTATGTTGAGACAAGCGTTGCACGCAGATGATCGGTCTCTTCTACTTGATTGCTTGTATAATAGAGATGAACAG GTGATTGCTAACTCGGTTGCTAAGTTGAATTCAGCTGAAGTACTCGAGCTTCTAAACTATCTTCTGCCAATACTACAATCAAG GGGTGCGGTTTTAGCTTGTGCGGTTCCGTGGATAAAGTGTCTGTTACTTACTCATTCCAGTGGGATTATGTCTCAAGAGTCATCTTTGCTCGCATTAAACTCCATGTATCAG CTCATTGAATCACGAGTGTCTACTCTTCACACAGCTGTAGAAGTTTCAAGCTGCTTGGACTTG ATTGTGGATGAAGAAGAAGAAGAAGAGGATGCAGGTCCCGTGATCTATGAGGCCAAGGACCGTGATGAAGAAGAAGGGGGAGGAACAGAGGAAGCAATGGAGACAGATGAAGAAGCAGACGAATCAGCTGATGGTGTCAATGATTTTGAAGATTTTGATGACATGAGCGACTGA
- the LOC106309332 gene encoding agamous-like MADS-box protein AGL61 codes for MTSKKKGSSGRQRIRMAKIEKESHRQVAFSKRRAGLFKKASELCTLCGVEVAIIVFSLAKKPFSFGHPSVYSVLDRYRNNTSFQQQSQPMENTATRSELSLVLSQVEEEKKKGEEMRKASEMAKWSVDEMSLLQLQEMRYALEELRNTMVVPPPSYMNPMSTGFSCIYNSSYVHASS; via the coding sequence ATGACTTCAAAGAAAAAAGGAAGCAGTGGACGGCAAAGGATACGGATGGCAAAGATAGAGAAAGAGAGCCACAGGCAAGTAGCATTCTCCAAACGCAGAGCTGGTCTCTTCAAGAAAGCTAGCGAGCTATGCACTTTGTGCGGTGTAGAGGTCGCAATAATCGTATTCTCACTCGCCAAAAAGCCTTTCTCGTTCGGCCATCCAAGCGTCTACTCCGTGCTGGATCGATACAGGAACAATACTTCTTTTCAGCAGCAAAGTCAACCGATGGAAAACACAGCAACGAGGAGCGAGTTGAGTTTGGTGTTGAGCCAAGTGGAGGAAGAGAAGAAGAAAGGTGAGGAGATGAGGAAAGCGAGTGAGATGGCTAAATGGTCGGTGGATGAAATGAGTTTGCTTCAGTTACAGGAAATGAGATATGCGCTAGAGGAGCTGAGGAACACAATGGTGGTGCCTCCTCCTTCTTACATGAACCCAATGTCTACTGGTTTTTCTTGTATTTATAATTCAAGCTATGTACATGCTTCTTCCTGA
- the LOC106307411 gene encoding uncharacterized protein At1g15400-like, with the protein MEGLQRSTISFRRQGSSGIVFDDRVIAELNKQATEQKDESQRDEQPKPMSEGPEQEKPIAGDEKDKLRPIKTGAPTAGGLERSRSNGGGAPRHHRTTGRVSPAVDPPSPRLSTCGCCTAFGKKPPGKKNNPRKKPPKRRSR; encoded by the coding sequence ATGGAGGGTCTTCAAAGATCAACCATCTCCTTCCGCCGTCAGGGATCTTCCGGCATAGTCTTCGACGACCGTGTCATCGCCGAGCTTAACAAACAAGCAACCGAGCAGAAAGACGAAAGTCAACGCGACGAACAGCCTAAGCCTATGTCTGAAGGCCCGGAGCAAGAGAAACCAATCGCCGGCGACGAGAAAGACAAGCTCAGGCCTATCAAAACCGGTGCACCGACAGCCGGAGGACTCGAGAGGAGTCGATCTAACGGCGGAGGAGCTCCACGTCACCACCGAACAACCGGAAGAGTGTCTCCCGCGGTGGATCCGCCGTCTCCGAGACTGTCCACGTGCGGTTGCTGCACTGCGTTTGGGAAGAAACCGCCGGGGAAGAAGAATAATCCGAGGAAGAAGCCACCGAAACGCAGATCAAGGTAG
- the LOC106307410 gene encoding peptide deformylase 1A, chloroplastic/mitochondrial-like, whose amino-acid sequence MATIFRFSLRLLPVSAAVACRSTRFPVSRPDTSFSLNHNLYHFSSSSLKTKAGWLLGLGDNKKKVDLPDIVAAGDPVLHEKAREVDPDEIGSERIQKIIDDMVKVMRLAPGVGLAAPQIGVPLRIIVLEDTKEYISYAPKEETFAQNRRPFDLMVMVNPELKASSDKKALFFEGCLSVDGFRAVVERHLEVVVTGYDRRGKRIEVNASGWQARILQHECDHLDGNLYVDKMIPRTFRTVENLDLPLAEGCPKLGPQ is encoded by the exons ATGGCAACCATTTTCAGATTCTCACTTCGTCTACTCCCGGTCTCCGCCGCCGTCGCATGTCGCTCAACCCGATTCCCCGTTTCAAGACCCGACACCTCGTTCTCGTTGAACCATAACCTCTATCATTTCTCTTCATCCTCTTTGAAGACCAAAGCCGGTTGGCTACTGGGTCTTGGGGACAATAAGAAGAAAGTGGATTTACCGGATATTGTAGCAGCTGGAGATCCGGTTCTGCACGAGAAGGCCCGAGAAGTTGACCCGGATGAAATCGGGTCGGAGCGTATACAGAAGATAATTGATGATATGGTTAAAGTAATGAGATTAGCTCCTGGAGTTGGCCTTGCTGCTCCTCAGATCGGTGTCCCCTTAAGA ATCATTGTTCTTGAAGATACAAAAGAGTATATCAGTTACGCACCAAAGGAGGAGACTTTTGCTCAAAACAGACGTCCCTTTGATCTTATG GTAATGGTGAATCCGGAGCTTAAAGCGAGTAGCGACAAGAAAGCTCTCTTCTTTGAAGGATGTCTGAGTGTTGATGGATTCAGAGCTGTGGTGGAGAGACACCTTGAAGTGGTAGTGACAGGCTACGACCGTCGAGGGAAGCGGATTGAAGTGAATGCTTCGGGTTGGCAAGCGAGGATTCTGCAGCATGAGTGTGATCATTTGGATGGTAATCTTTATGTTGATAAGATGATACCACGCACTTTTAGGACAGTTGAGAATTTGGACTTGCCTCTAGCTGAAGGCTGTCCTAAGCTCGGACCTCAATGA
- the LOC106311246 gene encoding uncharacterized protein LOC106311246 — translation MLNNNNKKNNLKMSSAQESGNGTTNIVITETRNNKKVERKASMDVDKCAEAFITNFRKQLLLQRLESIENMLSRGL, via the coding sequence ATGCTGAACAACAACAACAAGAAGAACAATCTGAAGATGAGTTCGGCTCAAGAAAGTGGTAATGGTACTACTAACATCGTTATTACAGAGACGAGGAATAATAAGAAGGTAGAGAGGAAGGCATCCATGGACGTGGACAAGTGCGCGGAAGCTTTCATCACAAACTTCAGAAAGCAGCTTCTTCTCCAGCGTCTCGAATCCATCGAAAACATGCTCTCCCGTGGCCTATAA
- the LOC106310933 gene encoding uncharacterized protein LOC106310933 → MSFLGKMKENAVNPLRLTSLNHVSLLCRSLEESMNFYQKVLGFFPVRRPESLDFEGAWLFGHGIGIHLLGSTEPEKLPKKTAINSKDNHISFQCESMAAVEKKLDEMEIEYVREIVEGRGIKVDQIFFHDPDGFMIEICNCDSLPVVPLVGGLAQYCAKVKLHQMGQPQPQTN, encoded by the exons ATGAGTTTTCTTGGTAAAATGAAGGAAAACGCAGTCAACCCTCTCCGTCTCACGTCACTGAACCATGTCTCTCTCTTGTGCCGATCCCTCGAAGAGTCGATGAATTTTTACCAAAAGGTGTTAGGGTTCTTCCCGGTTCGAAGACCTGAATCTTTAGATTTTGAAGGCGCTTG GTTGTTTGGACATGGAATTGGAATACACCTCTTAGGTTCCACAGAGCCTGAAAAACTTCCCAAGAAAACTGCGATTAACTCCAAAGATAACCATATCTCTTTTCAG TGCGAGAGTATGGCAGCAGTGGAGAAGAAGCTTGATGAAATGGAAATAGAGTATGTGAGGGAGATAGTAGAAGGAAGAGGGATCAAAGTGGACCAGATCTTCTTTCACGACCCTGATGGCTTCATGATAGAGATCTGCAATTGCGATAGCCTCCCCGTTGTCCCCCTCGTAGGAGGACTGGCCCAGTACTGCGCAAAAGTTAAACTTCATCAGATGGGGCAACCACAACCGCAGACTAATTAA
- the LOC106310154 gene encoding uncharacterized protein LOC106310154, which translates to MILAVLFANSVGNVLIERFNGVPAEERLTWRSFLVKLGAENLKGVKNEELLVACHKSVYIVYTMLGDVSIFLVGKDEYDELALAEAIFIITGAVKDICGKPPTERVFLDKYGRICLCLDEIVWNGLLENTDKDRIKRLIRLKPPSEF; encoded by the exons ATGATCCTTGCCGTGTTGTTCGCTAATTCCGTAGGAAACGTCTTGATCGAAAG GTTCAATGGAGTGCCAGCTGAGGAACGCCTGACGTGGCGATCTTTCTTGGTTAAGTTGGGAGCTGAGAATCTCAAGGGCGTTAAAAACGAGGAGCTCCTCGTCGCCTGCCACAA GTCGGTTTATATAGTGTACACAATGCTAGGGGATGTTAGCATCTTCCTCGTTGGCAAAGACGAGTACGATGAACTTGCTT TGGCGGAAGCTATCTTTATCATAACAGGGGCTGTGAAGGACATATGCGGTAAACCTCCAACGGAGCGAGTGTTTTTGGATAAATATGGAAGGATTTGTTTGTGTCTTGATGAAATCGTTTGGAACGGTCTTCTTGAGAACACCGACAAAGACAGGATCAAGCGTCTCATTCGATTGAAACCTCCTTCTGAGTTTTGA